In a genomic window of Prochlorococcus marinus subsp. marinus str. CCMP1375:
- a CDS encoding DoxX family protein has protein sequence MHYFSSRVLDFLGRVFLASTFVVAIPSKFLNYPVVLNTIIQKGIPETQANILLVAAIFLLISGSLALVFGKDQKIGAIFLLIFLVPTTIIFHLKPFQPQAFFMNTGLTGALILAITRSQLPPKAINKYSFDEFLQFLIETFRKLVR, from the coding sequence ATGCACTATTTCTCTAGCAGAGTTCTTGATTTTTTAGGTAGAGTTTTTTTAGCCTCAACATTTGTAGTTGCAATACCTTCAAAATTTCTTAATTACCCAGTTGTCTTAAATACAATAATTCAAAAAGGAATTCCTGAAACTCAGGCAAATATACTCTTAGTGGCTGCTATCTTTTTACTCATATCAGGCAGTTTAGCGCTTGTCTTTGGAAAAGATCAGAAAATAGGGGCTATTTTTTTATTGATTTTTCTTGTTCCAACCACCATTATCTTTCATTTAAAACCATTTCAACCTCAAGCATTTTTCATGAATACTGGCTTAACAGGGGCCCTAATTTTAGCAATAACCAGATCACAGCTACCTCCTAAAGCGATTAATAAGTATTCATTTGATGAATTTCTTCAATTCCTAATTGAAACATTTAGAAAATTGGTACGATAG